The following are from one region of the Variovorax sp. V213 genome:
- a CDS encoding ABC transporter substrate-binding protein, which produces MSFQKKAAAVAVLCVLGATSLLAGAQTIRIANQGDALSLDPHSLNESLQLSTTANVYETLVGRNKDLSVAPLLATSWKQTSPTVWRFELRKNVQFHDGTPFTADDVLFSFARAAGEGSDMKSNTTDIKEVRKVDAHTIEIETKGPFPILPDVITQLMIMSKKWCEENKAVTPVDRRKGIENTASFKANGTGPFRVRERQPNVRTVFVRNPTYWGKIEGNAQEIIFTPIANPATRVAALVSGEIDVMEPVPVQDVARINASPNARVISGPELRTIFLGMDQKRDELLYSSVKGKNPFKDKRVRQAFYQAIDIVGIQRTVMRGASRPTALMVGPGINGWTEAQDKRLPYDVEAAKKLLTEAGYPNGFEVTMNCPNDRYVNDGQICQSVASNLAKIGVKINLAAETKGTYFPKILRRDTSFYLLGWTPTTYDSHNALTALTACPDDKTGAGQFNLGAYCNPKVDELTKKIQSETDKPKRDAMIKEAFDLHAADVGHLPLHQQALAWGVSKKVALTQMADNYMPFKWMSIKP; this is translated from the coding sequence ATGAGTTTCCAGAAGAAGGCGGCCGCGGTCGCAGTTTTGTGCGTGCTGGGCGCCACCAGCCTCTTGGCCGGTGCGCAGACCATCCGCATCGCGAACCAGGGAGATGCGCTGTCGCTCGACCCGCATTCGCTCAATGAATCGTTGCAGCTAAGCACCACCGCCAACGTCTATGAAACGCTGGTCGGCCGCAACAAGGACCTGAGCGTTGCGCCGCTGCTGGCTACCAGCTGGAAGCAGACCTCGCCCACCGTGTGGCGCTTCGAACTGCGCAAGAACGTCCAGTTCCACGACGGCACGCCATTCACCGCCGACGACGTGCTCTTCAGCTTTGCCCGCGCCGCCGGCGAAGGCTCCGACATGAAGTCCAACACCACGGACATCAAGGAAGTCCGCAAGGTCGATGCCCACACCATCGAGATCGAGACCAAGGGTCCGTTCCCCATTCTTCCCGACGTCATCACCCAGCTCATGATCATGAGCAAGAAGTGGTGCGAGGAGAACAAGGCCGTCACGCCGGTCGACCGCCGCAAGGGCATCGAGAACACCGCCTCGTTCAAGGCCAACGGCACGGGCCCGTTCCGCGTGCGCGAACGCCAGCCCAACGTGCGCACGGTGTTCGTGCGCAATCCCACCTACTGGGGCAAGATCGAAGGCAACGCGCAAGAGATCATCTTCACGCCCATTGCCAACCCGGCCACCCGTGTCGCGGCCCTCGTGTCCGGCGAGATCGACGTGATGGAGCCGGTGCCGGTGCAGGACGTGGCGCGCATCAACGCCAGCCCCAATGCACGCGTCATCTCCGGCCCCGAGCTGCGCACCATCTTCCTGGGCATGGACCAGAAACGCGACGAGCTGCTGTACTCGAGCGTCAAGGGCAAGAACCCGTTCAAGGACAAGCGCGTGCGACAGGCCTTCTACCAGGCCATCGACATCGTCGGCATCCAGCGCACCGTGATGCGCGGCGCTTCGCGCCCCACCGCCCTGATGGTCGGCCCCGGCATCAATGGCTGGACCGAAGCGCAGGACAAGCGCCTGCCCTACGACGTCGAGGCGGCCAAGAAGCTGCTGACCGAAGCCGGTTATCCCAACGGCTTTGAAGTGACGATGAACTGCCCGAACGACCGCTACGTGAACGACGGGCAGATCTGCCAGAGCGTGGCCTCCAACCTCGCGAAGATCGGCGTCAAGATCAACCTCGCCGCGGAAACCAAGGGCACCTACTTCCCCAAGATCCTGCGCCGCGACACCAGCTTCTACCTGCTGGGCTGGACCCCGACCACCTATGACTCGCACAACGCGCTGACCGCATTGACGGCGTGCCCCGACGACAAGACCGGTGCCGGCCAGTTCAACCTGGGTGCCTACTGCAATCCCAAGGTGGACGAGCTGACCAAGAAGATCCAGTCGGAAACCGACAAGCCCAAGCGCGACGCAATGATCAAGGAAGCCTTCGACCTGCACGCCGCCGACGTCGGCCACCTGCCGCTGCATCAGCAGGCGCTTGCCTGGGGTGTGAGCAAGAAGGTGGCGCTCACGCAGATGGCCGACAACTACATGCCCTTCAAGTGGATGAGCATCAAGCCGTGA
- a CDS encoding M20 aminoacylase family protein → MTVAAAAPRLQASGRAFAHIASFYPEITAFRRDLHAHPELGFEEVYTAGRVREALRACGVDEIHDGIGKTGVVGVIRGRSMASGRMIGLRADMDALPMREDNDFGWRSANDGLMHGCGHDGHTAMLVGAARYLAETRNFDGTAVLIFQPGEEGFAGARVMIEDGLFDRFPVQSVYAMHNWPGMPAGTVGINRGAMMAAADRVTIEIKGKGGHGAHAYQTIDPVVVAAHIITAAQTIVSRSVRPIDAAVVSICAVQAGDLGAMSVIPGEATLVGTVRTFSARVQAQVEQRLTELCTAIAAGFGATATIKYERIYPATINTAPEAMFAADVAESLVGASNVDRSMEPSMGAEDFSFMLQKKAGAYLRIGQDARNGAFLHNSRYDFNDEILPLGAALHAGLIEQGMPLAATRSEQPRKDAATAAP, encoded by the coding sequence ATGACGGTTGCCGCAGCAGCGCCCCGGCTGCAAGCCTCCGGGCGGGCATTTGCGCACATCGCGAGCTTCTACCCGGAGATCACGGCGTTTCGCCGCGATCTGCACGCCCACCCGGAGCTCGGTTTCGAAGAGGTCTACACGGCCGGCCGGGTGCGCGAAGCGCTGCGTGCCTGCGGCGTGGACGAGATCCACGACGGCATCGGCAAGACCGGCGTGGTGGGCGTCATCCGCGGCAGGTCGATGGCAAGCGGGCGGATGATCGGCCTGCGCGCCGACATGGACGCGCTGCCCATGCGCGAGGACAACGACTTCGGCTGGCGCTCCGCCAACGACGGCCTGATGCACGGCTGCGGGCACGACGGGCACACGGCCATGCTGGTCGGTGCCGCACGCTATCTTGCCGAAACGCGCAACTTCGACGGCACCGCGGTGCTGATCTTCCAACCCGGCGAAGAAGGCTTTGCCGGCGCGCGCGTGATGATCGAAGACGGCCTGTTCGACCGCTTTCCGGTGCAGTCGGTCTATGCGATGCACAACTGGCCCGGCATGCCGGCCGGCACCGTAGGCATCAACCGCGGCGCCATGATGGCCGCGGCCGACCGCGTCACCATCGAGATCAAGGGCAAGGGCGGGCATGGCGCCCATGCTTACCAGACCATCGATCCCGTGGTGGTGGCCGCGCACATCATCACGGCCGCGCAAACCATCGTGTCGCGCAGCGTGCGGCCCATCGACGCGGCGGTCGTCAGCATCTGCGCCGTGCAGGCCGGCGACCTGGGCGCGATGAGCGTGATTCCGGGCGAGGCCACGCTCGTCGGTACCGTACGCACCTTCAGCGCCCGCGTGCAGGCGCAGGTCGAACAGCGCCTGACCGAACTTTGCACGGCCATCGCCGCGGGCTTCGGCGCCACCGCCACCATCAAGTACGAGCGCATCTATCCGGCCACCATCAACACCGCCCCCGAGGCGATGTTCGCGGCCGACGTGGCCGAGTCTCTGGTGGGCGCTTCCAACGTCGACCGCAGCATGGAGCCCAGCATGGGCGCGGAAGACTTTTCATTCATGCTGCAGAAAAAGGCCGGTGCCTACCTGCGCATCGGCCAGGATGCGAGGAACGGTGCCTTCCTGCACAACAGCCGCTACGACTTCAACGACGAGATTCTGCCGCTTGGCGCCGCATTGCATGCGGGGTTGATCGAGCAGGGCATGCCGCTGGCTGCTACCCGCAGCGAGCAGCCAAGGAAAGACGCCGCTACCGCGGCGCCTTGA
- a CDS encoding ABC transporter permease: MIAFVLRRLIQAVIVMIAVAFIAFLLFQYVGDPVVFLLGQDAKPEQIRDLRAALGLDQPFFVQFWHFLVNAAQGEFGLSLRQGAKVSRLIGERFPATLELALVAAVLALFIGIPMGVYTALRRGTFLSQVFMTVSLLGVSLPTFLIGILLILVFAVLLGWFPSFGRGETVQFGWWSSGLFRADGWHHIILPAVTLAIFQLTLIMRLVRAEMLEVLRTDYIKFARARGLTNRAIHFGHALKNTLVPVMTITGLQLGGLIAFAIITESVFQWPGMGLLFIQAVTFADVPVMAAYLCLIALIFVVINLVVDLLYFVVDPRLRVGKAGGH, translated from the coding sequence ATGATTGCCTTCGTCCTGCGCCGCTTGATCCAAGCCGTGATCGTCATGATCGCGGTCGCGTTCATCGCCTTTCTCCTTTTTCAATATGTAGGCGATCCCGTCGTCTTTCTGCTCGGCCAAGACGCCAAGCCCGAGCAGATTCGTGATCTGCGCGCCGCATTGGGGCTCGACCAGCCCTTCTTCGTGCAGTTCTGGCACTTTCTCGTCAACGCCGCACAAGGCGAATTCGGGCTGAGCCTGCGCCAGGGCGCGAAAGTGTCGCGCCTCATTGGCGAGCGCTTTCCGGCCACGCTCGAACTCGCACTCGTAGCCGCCGTGCTGGCCCTGTTCATCGGCATTCCGATGGGCGTCTACACCGCATTGCGCCGCGGCACCTTCCTGAGCCAGGTGTTCATGACCGTGTCGCTGCTCGGCGTGTCTCTTCCCACGTTTTTGATCGGCATCCTGCTGATCCTCGTCTTTGCCGTGCTGCTGGGCTGGTTCCCGAGTTTCGGGCGCGGAGAAACCGTGCAGTTCGGCTGGTGGAGCAGCGGTCTTTTCCGGGCTGACGGGTGGCATCACATCATCCTGCCGGCCGTGACGCTCGCGATCTTCCAGCTGACCTTGATCATGCGGCTGGTGCGCGCCGAGATGCTCGAGGTCTTGCGCACCGACTACATCAAGTTTGCGCGTGCCCGCGGCCTGACGAACCGTGCCATTCATTTCGGCCATGCACTCAAGAACACGCTGGTGCCCGTGATGACCATCACCGGCCTGCAGCTTGGCGGCCTCATCGCCTTTGCCATCATCACCGAATCGGTGTTCCAGTGGCCCGGCATGGGGCTGCTGTTCATCCAGGCCGTGACCTTTGCCGACGTTCCCGTGATGGCGGCCTACCTGTGCCTCATCGCCTTGATCTTCGTGGTGATCAATCTCGTGGTCGATCTGCTGTATTTCGTGGTCGATCCGCGGCTGCGCGTCGGCAAGGCGGGAGGACATTGA
- a CDS encoding porin, translating into MKKSLVALAALAVAGVASAQSSVTLFGVVDASISGYSNTSRDLNGATFLNPFYLNQGSVKTSRRELANSGYNSSRIGFRGTEDLGGGLAASFWLEAPISNDDGQQGIATFARRSTVSLSGGFGEVRLGRDYTPTFWNDTVFDPFGTNGVGTNLVSTANTAFGNFLTPAASTAPFTNVGNSNYVRSSNSIGYFLPPNLGGFYGQLQYAFSEKTKYDPGTATPNVANNSRAGRYVGGRFGYANGPLDVAVAYGSSTIGDQYYVGTTTKVNTLNLGASYDFGPVKLFGELSKAKNKIDYEVEPFLGGRPDVDLTGYLLGVTVPVGAGLIRASYSHVKYDANAPVVLFAPAVADPKANKLALGYVHNLSKRTALYATIARVSNKNGAALTVGGPAFISTGVFTPKTSTGYDFGIRHAF; encoded by the coding sequence ATGAAAAAATCTCTAGTTGCTCTGGCTGCCCTGGCTGTTGCCGGTGTTGCCTCGGCTCAGTCGTCCGTCACGCTCTTCGGTGTGGTCGACGCGTCGATCAGCGGCTACTCGAACACCTCGCGTGACCTGAACGGTGCCACGTTCCTGAACCCGTTCTACCTGAACCAGGGCAGCGTCAAGACGAGCCGTCGTGAACTGGCGAACTCGGGCTACAACTCCAGCCGTATCGGCTTCCGTGGTACGGAAGACCTCGGTGGTGGCCTGGCAGCCAGCTTCTGGCTCGAAGCTCCGATCTCCAACGACGACGGCCAGCAAGGTATCGCGACGTTCGCTCGTCGTTCGACCGTGAGCCTGTCGGGTGGTTTCGGTGAAGTCCGCCTCGGCCGTGACTACACCCCGACCTTCTGGAACGACACCGTGTTCGATCCGTTCGGCACCAACGGCGTGGGCACCAACCTGGTTTCGACGGCCAACACCGCCTTCGGCAACTTCCTGACCCCCGCTGCTTCGACCGCTCCGTTCACGAACGTTGGCAACAGCAACTACGTGCGCTCCAGCAACAGCATCGGCTACTTCCTGCCGCCGAACCTGGGTGGTTTCTACGGCCAACTCCAGTACGCCTTCAGCGAGAAGACCAAGTACGATCCGGGCACCGCTACGCCTAACGTCGCGAACAACTCGCGCGCTGGCCGTTACGTTGGTGGCCGCTTCGGCTATGCAAACGGTCCTCTGGACGTTGCAGTCGCTTACGGCAGCAGCACGATTGGCGACCAGTACTACGTCGGCACGACCACCAAGGTCAACACGCTGAACCTCGGCGCTTCGTATGACTTCGGTCCCGTGAAGCTCTTCGGTGAACTGTCGAAGGCCAAGAACAAGATCGACTACGAAGTCGAACCGTTCCTGGGCGGCCGTCCTGACGTCGACCTGACCGGCTACCTCCTCGGTGTGACCGTGCCCGTCGGTGCTGGCCTGATCCGCGCTTCGTACTCGCACGTCAAGTACGACGCCAACGCGCCTGTCGTGTTGTTCGCTCCTGCAGTTGCTGACCCGAAGGCTAACAAGCTGGCTCTCGGCTACGTGCACAACCTGTCGAAGCGCACGGCTCTGTACGCAACGATCGCTCGCGTGAGCAACAAGAACGGTGCAGCCCTGACCGTTGGCGGCCCGGCTTTCATCAGCACCGGCGTCTTCACCCCGAAGACCTCGACCGGCTACGACTTCGGTATCCGTCACGCTTTCTAA
- the coq7 gene encoding 2-polyprenyl-3-methyl-6-methoxy-1,4-benzoquinone monooxygenase — protein MTSSLDPVLTAADAALRTLFARPHATRAMPTPLQAPGEMTDSERREAGALMRVNHVGEVCAQALYTAQAAVARDPVLRDRLLQASHEETDHLAWTRQRLDDLGARPSVLNPLWYAGAFGLGLVAGRLGDPLSLGFVAETERQVEAHLDSHLGRLPPADSASKAVVEQMKVDEARHAAQAIDAGAAELPAPAKALMRFASRVMTTLAHRI, from the coding sequence ATGACTTCTTCGCTCGATCCCGTCTTGACCGCGGCGGATGCGGCATTGCGTACCCTTTTTGCCCGGCCGCATGCCACGCGGGCCATGCCTACTCCGCTCCAGGCGCCCGGTGAGATGACCGACTCGGAGCGGCGCGAGGCCGGCGCACTGATGCGGGTGAACCATGTGGGCGAGGTCTGCGCCCAGGCGCTTTACACCGCGCAGGCGGCGGTGGCGCGCGATCCCGTCCTCCGGGACCGCCTGCTCCAAGCCTCACATGAAGAAACAGACCATCTGGCCTGGACGCGCCAGCGGCTGGACGATCTCGGCGCCCGTCCCTCGGTCTTGAATCCGCTCTGGTATGCGGGCGCTTTCGGGCTGGGCCTAGTGGCTGGACGCCTGGGAGATCCGCTCAGCCTGGGCTTTGTCGCCGAAACCGAGCGTCAGGTGGAGGCCCACCTGGACAGCCATCTGGGCCGTCTGCCGCCTGCCGACAGCGCATCGAAGGCGGTGGTCGAACAGATGAAGGTCGATGAAGCACGGCATGCCGCGCAGGCTATCGACGCCGGTGCTGCGGAGTTGCCGGCGCCCGCGAAGGCCCTGATGCGGTTCGCCTCCCGCGTGATGACTACGCTGGCGCACCGGATCTGA
- a CDS encoding OsmC family protein, translated as MECTVTWTGDAGTRSAMGFVAETGSGHVLTMDGAADAAKPENGGQNLAARPMETVLAGTGGCTAYDVVLILKRGRHRVERCSVKLTSERAEKDPKVFTKIHMHFTVAGKGIPSSAVERAIALSHETYCSASIMLAKTAEITTSFDLIET; from the coding sequence ATGGAATGCACAGTTACTTGGACCGGCGACGCCGGGACCCGATCAGCCATGGGCTTTGTGGCCGAAACAGGCAGCGGCCATGTCTTGACGATGGACGGCGCTGCCGATGCGGCAAAACCCGAGAATGGGGGGCAGAACCTGGCTGCCCGTCCCATGGAGACCGTGCTTGCCGGAACCGGTGGCTGTACGGCCTACGACGTGGTCCTGATACTGAAGCGCGGCCGCCACCGCGTAGAGCGCTGCAGCGTCAAGCTGACCAGCGAACGCGCCGAGAAGGACCCCAAGGTCTTCACGAAGATCCACATGCACTTCACCGTGGCCGGCAAGGGCATTCCGTCCTCTGCCGTCGAGCGTGCCATCGCGCTGAGCCACGAAACCTATTGTTCAGCGAGCATCATGCTCGCGAAGACGGCCGAGATCACCACCAGCTTCGATCTGATCGAAACCTGA
- a CDS encoding porin — protein sequence MAALAVAGVASAQSSVTLFGVVDASISHYSATSRDLYNGVSYNAFGFPVYNPLYVNKGSVKTSKTVLANSGYNSSRLGFRGTEDLGGGLAASFWLEAPITNDDGATGVATFARRSTVSLSGGFGEVRLGRDYTPSFWNDTVFDPFGTNGVGTNLISTANGFNPTGGAGGFGGNLNSTRSSNSIGYFLPPNLGGFYGQLMYAFHEKTKYSPGLATPDVDNNSRAGRYVGGRFGYANGPLDIALAYGRSTVADDFYAGTTGKVNTLNFGVSYDFGPVKLFSELSQAKLKTDVDGNFVVQPASVPSTKLNGWLLGVTVPVGAGLIRASYSAVKYKTGNATNDLFFNDQNNNPKANKLALGYVHNLSKRTALYATIARVSNKNGAALSVGGQPFYNNAANVFTPKNSAGYDFGIRHAF from the coding sequence CTGGCTGCCCTGGCTGTTGCCGGTGTTGCCTCGGCTCAGTCGTCCGTCACGCTCTTCGGTGTGGTCGACGCTTCGATCAGCCACTATTCGGCAACTTCGCGTGACCTGTACAACGGCGTGTCGTACAACGCTTTCGGTTTCCCCGTCTATAACCCGCTGTACGTCAACAAAGGCAGCGTCAAGACCAGCAAGACCGTTCTGGCCAATTCGGGCTACAACTCCAGCCGTCTCGGCTTCCGTGGCACCGAAGACCTCGGCGGCGGCCTGGCAGCCAGCTTCTGGCTCGAAGCGCCGATCACCAATGACGACGGTGCCACCGGTGTTGCGACCTTCGCTCGCCGTTCGACCGTGAGCCTGTCGGGTGGTTTCGGTGAAGTCCGCCTTGGCCGCGACTACACCCCCAGCTTCTGGAACGACACCGTGTTCGATCCGTTCGGCACCAATGGCGTGGGCACCAACCTGATCTCCACGGCCAATGGCTTCAACCCCACGGGCGGCGCGGGCGGTTTCGGTGGCAACCTCAACTCCACGCGCTCCAGCAATTCGATTGGCTACTTCCTGCCGCCGAACCTCGGCGGTTTCTACGGCCAGCTGATGTACGCGTTCCATGAGAAGACCAAGTACAGCCCCGGCCTGGCTACGCCTGATGTCGACAACAACTCGCGCGCCGGCCGCTACGTCGGTGGCCGCTTCGGCTACGCCAACGGACCGCTCGACATTGCACTCGCCTACGGTCGAAGCACCGTTGCCGACGACTTCTACGCTGGCACGACCGGCAAGGTCAACACGCTGAATTTTGGCGTTTCATATGACTTCGGTCCCGTCAAACTCTTCAGCGAACTGTCGCAGGCCAAGCTGAAGACCGACGTCGATGGCAACTTTGTCGTCCAACCGGCTTCCGTGCCATCCACGAAGCTCAACGGCTGGTTGCTGGGCGTGACGGTCCCCGTGGGTGCCGGCTTGATCCGCGCGTCCTATTCGGCCGTGAAGTACAAGACGGGCAACGCCACCAACGACCTGTTCTTCAACGACCAGAACAACAACCCGAAGGCCAACAAGCTGGCTCTTGGCTATGTTCACAACCTGTCGAAGCGCACGGCTCTGTACGCAACGATCGCTCGCGTGAGCAACAAGAACGGTGCAGCGCTGTCGGTGGGCGGTCAACCCTTCTACAACAACGCCGCAAACGTCTTCACCCCGAAGAACTCGGCCGGCTACGACTTCGGTATCCGCCACGCCTTCTGA
- the ilvA gene encoding threonine ammonia-lyase, biosynthetic: MPLIIVIYQLKLPLEKTVRDVPVPALTPADYLRKILNARVYDVAVESALEKANALSERLGSTVLLKREDQQPVFSFKLRGAYNKMAHLTPEQLASGVICASAGNHAQGVALGARKLGTRAVVVMPVTTPRLKIDAVRGFGGEVVLHGDSYSDAYLHALELQAQQGLTFVHPFDDPDVIAGQGTIAMEILRQHQGRLDAVFVAIGGGGLISGVANYIKAVRPEIKVIGVQMNDSDAMMQSVAARQRVSLPDVGLFSDGTAVKLVGEETFRIASNLVDEYIAVDTDAVCAAIKDVFVDTRSIVEPAGALAVAAIKQYVAGHGRHGETYAAILCGANMNFDRLRFVAERAEVGEEREALFAVTIPEERGSFRRFCELVGEMPAIESKETGSSGGALRNVTEFNYRISDAAKAHVFVGLTTSTRGESTTIAQTFIAHGFDALDLTHDELAKEHLRHLVGGRTSLAHDERLLRFVFPERPGALLKFLSLMRPNWNISLFHYRNQGADYGRILVGLQVPASDAAAFDAFLETLGYPYVEETANPAYRLFLQA; encoded by the coding sequence ATGCCTCTTATCATCGTCATTTATCAATTGAAACTCCCCTTGGAAAAAACCGTGCGCGATGTCCCTGTTCCGGCACTAACGCCCGCCGACTATCTCAGAAAAATTCTGAACGCCCGCGTTTACGACGTGGCGGTCGAATCCGCGCTGGAGAAAGCCAACGCGCTCAGCGAGAGGCTTGGAAGTACCGTGCTGCTCAAGCGCGAAGACCAGCAGCCGGTGTTCAGCTTCAAGCTGCGCGGCGCCTACAACAAGATGGCGCATCTCACGCCCGAGCAGCTCGCGAGTGGGGTCATCTGCGCATCGGCCGGCAACCATGCCCAAGGCGTGGCGCTGGGCGCACGCAAGCTGGGTACGCGCGCCGTGGTGGTCATGCCCGTGACCACGCCGCGCCTCAAGATCGATGCGGTGCGCGGTTTCGGCGGCGAGGTGGTGCTGCATGGCGACAGCTATTCGGATGCTTATCTGCATGCGCTGGAACTGCAGGCCCAGCAAGGCCTGACATTCGTGCACCCGTTCGACGATCCCGACGTGATCGCCGGCCAGGGCACCATCGCAATGGAAATACTGCGCCAGCACCAGGGTCGGCTCGACGCGGTCTTCGTAGCGATCGGAGGCGGCGGGCTCATCTCGGGCGTGGCCAACTACATCAAGGCGGTGCGTCCGGAGATCAAGGTGATCGGCGTCCAGATGAACGACTCCGACGCGATGATGCAATCGGTGGCGGCGCGCCAGCGCGTGAGCCTGCCCGACGTCGGGCTGTTTTCAGACGGCACAGCCGTCAAGCTCGTGGGCGAAGAGACATTCCGCATTGCCAGCAACCTGGTCGACGAATACATCGCGGTCGACACCGATGCCGTCTGCGCGGCCATCAAGGACGTCTTCGTCGACACACGCAGCATCGTCGAGCCGGCCGGCGCGCTCGCGGTGGCCGCCATCAAGCAGTACGTGGCCGGGCACGGCCGCCATGGCGAGACCTACGCAGCCATCCTGTGCGGGGCCAACATGAATTTCGATCGGCTGCGCTTCGTGGCCGAACGCGCGGAGGTCGGCGAGGAGCGCGAGGCGCTGTTCGCGGTGACCATTCCTGAAGAGCGCGGCAGCTTTCGCCGCTTTTGCGAACTGGTCGGCGAGATGCCGGCCATCGAATCGAAGGAAACCGGCTCCTCCGGCGGCGCGCTGCGCAACGTGACGGAGTTCAACTACCGTATCAGCGATGCGGCCAAGGCCCATGTGTTCGTGGGCTTGACCACGTCCACACGCGGTGAATCGACCACCATCGCGCAAACCTTCATTGCCCACGGCTTCGATGCGCTCGATCTCACGCACGACGAGCTCGCCAAGGAGCATCTGCGGCATCTGGTGGGCGGACGCACGAGCCTCGCGCATGACGAGCGGCTGCTGCGCTTCGTGTTTCCGGAGCGCCCGGGCGCCCTGCTCAAGTTCCTGAGCCTGATGCGGCCGAACTGGAACATCAGCCTCTTCCACTACCGCAACCAGGGCGCCGACTACGGCCGGATCCTGGTGGGGCTGCAGGTTCCCGCCAGCGATGCCGCGGCCTTCGACGCGTTCCTCGAAACGCTGGGCTACCCCTACGTCGAGGAAACGGCGAACCCTGCGTATCGCCTGTTCCTGCAGGCCTGA
- the gspG gene encoding type II secretion system major pseudopilin GspG, whose protein sequence is MKKILRAATRTAQRGFTLIELMVVLVIIGVLAALIVPNVIERADDARVTAARTDINNLMQALKLYRLDNQRYPTAEQGLQALLVRPTAGPAAPNWKPYVEKLPNDPWGHPYQYMNPGIKGEIDVLSLGADGQAGGEGKNADIGSWQ, encoded by the coding sequence ATGAAAAAAATCCTTCGCGCCGCCACCCGCACCGCCCAGCGCGGCTTCACGCTGATCGAATTGATGGTGGTTCTGGTCATCATCGGCGTGCTTGCCGCGCTGATCGTGCCGAACGTGATCGAGCGCGCGGACGACGCCCGCGTGACTGCCGCAAGGACCGACATCAACAACCTGATGCAGGCGCTCAAGCTCTATCGCCTGGACAACCAGCGCTATCCCACCGCCGAGCAAGGCCTGCAGGCGCTGCTCGTGCGCCCCACCGCCGGCCCGGCCGCGCCCAACTGGAAGCCGTACGTCGAAAAGCTGCCCAATGATCCGTGGGGCCATCCGTACCAATACATGAACCCGGGCATCAAGGGCGAAATCGACGTGCTCTCGCTCGGCGCCGACGGCCAGGCCGGTGGCGAGGGCAAGAATGCCGACATCGGCAGCTGGCAGTAG
- a CDS encoding GspH/FimT family pseudopilin: protein MPTSAAGSRRTGGFTLLELIVVIAIIAMATASVTFAMRDSSAARLDREADRLAALLESARAQSRASGVAVRWRLVEGGSFVFEGLPPDALPNGWATSGISAQAALANGAPVPAVLLGPDPIIAAQQIVLYSEGPPARSLRVATDGLRPFTVSTP, encoded by the coding sequence ATGCCGACATCGGCAGCTGGCAGTAGGCGCACCGGCGGCTTCACGCTGCTCGAGCTGATCGTGGTGATCGCGATCATCGCGATGGCCACCGCCAGCGTCACCTTCGCGATGCGCGACAGCAGCGCGGCCCGGCTCGACCGCGAGGCCGACCGGCTGGCGGCGCTGCTCGAATCGGCGCGCGCCCAGTCGCGCGCAAGCGGCGTCGCGGTGCGATGGCGCCTGGTGGAAGGCGGCAGCTTCGTGTTCGAGGGCCTGCCGCCCGACGCCCTCCCCAACGGCTGGGCCACCAGCGGCATCAGCGCCCAGGCCGCACTGGCCAACGGTGCGCCGGTTCCCGCCGTGCTGCTCGGGCCCGATCCGATCATTGCCGCGCAGCAGATCGTCCTTTATTCCGAAGGCCCGCCCGCACGTTCGCTGCGCGTTGCCACCGACGGCCTGCGGCCGTTCACCGTGAGCACGCCATGA
- the gspI gene encoding type II secretion system minor pseudopilin GspI: MTAGRRSACGGFTLIEVLIALGIVALALAAGSQATMSLTRNAQRQSDLLLADLCAENELAKARLARQMPAVGDSGSICVQAGVSFNVTTSTIATLNPNFRRVDVQVRDEANAPVLRISTVVGRF, encoded by the coding sequence ATGACAGCCGGACGCCGGTCGGCATGCGGCGGATTCACGCTGATCGAAGTGCTGATTGCGCTCGGCATCGTCGCGCTGGCGCTCGCGGCGGGGTCGCAGGCCACCATGTCGCTGACCCGCAATGCGCAGCGCCAGTCCGACCTGCTGCTGGCCGACCTGTGCGCAGAAAACGAACTCGCCAAGGCGCGGCTCGCGCGGCAAATGCCGGCCGTGGGCGATTCGGGCTCCATCTGCGTGCAGGCCGGCGTTTCTTTCAACGTCACGACCTCCACCATCGCCACGCTCAATCCGAACTTCCGGCGCGTCGACGTGCAGGTGCGCGACGAGGCCAACGCGCCGGTGCTGCGCATCTCGACCGTGGTGGGCCGCTTCTGA